A region from the Streptomyces sp. 3214.6 genome encodes:
- a CDS encoding GPW/gp25 family protein: MAEQFVGSGWAFPLRIGPTGGIALVSGEREIEEAIRLILATAPGERPMRPEYGCAIHDLVFAPVNEATAGRIQHEVYVSLDRWEPRIEVTDVEVTAGAEQGVLFIDVRYAIRGTNNPRSLVFPFYVIPSHDEPDLPGSGTASESDR, from the coding sequence ATGGCCGAGCAATTCGTCGGATCGGGCTGGGCGTTCCCGCTCCGCATCGGCCCCACCGGGGGCATCGCCCTGGTCAGCGGGGAGCGCGAGATCGAGGAGGCGATCCGGCTCATCCTCGCCACCGCCCCGGGCGAGCGCCCCATGCGCCCGGAGTACGGCTGCGCCATCCACGACCTGGTGTTCGCCCCGGTCAACGAGGCGACGGCCGGCCGTATCCAGCACGAGGTGTACGTCAGCCTGGACCGCTGGGAACCGCGCATCGAGGTCACCGACGTCGAGGTCACCGCGGGCGCCGAGCAGGGCGTGCTCTTCATCGACGTCCGCTACGCGATCCGCGGCACCAACAACCCGCGCAGTCTCGTCTTCCCCTTCTACGTCATTCCGTCCCACGACGAGCCGGACCTGCCCGGCTCCGGTACGGCTTCCGAAAGCGACCGCTGA